The DNA segment GCGGAGGCGGATGCGGATCTTCTGGTTTTCCATGAGGAGATGTTGGTGCGTGTGTTGATTAACTGTCAGTTTTCAGGGCGAGTGATCGGTTCAACCAAGGCGGTCGCTGGCGATCTCTTCGACGATATTGTTCGGGACCTGCTCGAAGTGCGATGGGGTCATCGCATACGAGGCACGCCCCGAAGAAAGGGTGCGGACGGCGGTGGAGTAGCCGAACATCTCCTTGAGGGGGACGTTGGCATGGACGATGGACAACTTTCCCTTCGACTCCGTGTTCTGGATCTGTCCCCGGCGGCGGCTGAGGTCGCCCATGACATCGCCCTGGTAGTCGTCCGGAGTGGAGACTTCCACGGCCATGACCGGCTCGAGGAGGATCGGCTTCGCCTTCTTGAAGGCGTCCTTCATGGCGAAGATGGCCGCCATGGTGAAAGCGTTTTCGTTGGAATCAACGTCGTGGTAGGAACCGTCGAGGATCTCCACATGCACGTCGATGACCGGGTAGCCTGCGACGACGCCGTTGGTCATGGCCTCGTTCACGCCCTTCATCACGGCGCCGATGTATTCCTTCGGGATGGTGCCACCGACGACCTTGTTGTCGATCGTGAGGCCCTTGCCCTTTTCGTTGGGGGCGATGGAAAGGACGACGTGGCCGTATTGGCCGCGGCCGCCGGATTGCTTGACCAGCTTGCCTTCGCCACCGGCGGCGGCGGTGATGGTTTCGCGGTAGGCGATCTGCGGGGCGCCGGTGTTCGCCTCAACCTTGAACTCGCGGCGGAGGCGGTCGACGATGATCTCCAGGTGGAGTTCACCCATGCCGGAAATGATGGTCTGACCCGTCTCCTCGTCGGTCTTGACCATGAAGGTTGGATCCTCTTCGGAGAGGCGGCCGAGAGCGAGGGCGAGCTTCTCCTGGTCAGCCTTGGTTTTCGGCTCGACGGCCATCGAGATGACCGGTTCCGGGAAAGTGGGGGGTTCGAGAACCACGTCGTGCTTCTCAGCGGCGAGCGTGTCACCGGTGGTGACGTTCTTGATGCCCACCATGGCGGCGATGTCGCCGGAGTAGCAGGCCTCGATGTCCTTGTGTTCGTTGGCCTGGATCTGGATCAGGCGGCCGACGCGCTCCGACCGGCGGGTGCGGGGGTTGTAGACCGTGTCGCCTTTCTTGACGACGCCGGAATAGACACGGAAGAAAACCAGTTTTCCGACGAACTTGTCAGCCCACAGCTTGAAGGCGAGGGAGACGAACTTCTCGTTGTCGGAGGTGATAACCTCGATCTTGTGCTCCTCGTTGTCCGGATCCATGCCGATGGCGGCGGGGATATCAAGCGGGCTCGGGAGGTAGTCGACAACGGCGTCGAGCAGGTATTGGACGCCTTTGTTCTTGAAGGCGGAGCCACCGGCAACGGGAACGAGCTTGTTGGCGATGGTGGCGCGGCGGATGCCGTTCTTGAGATCTTCGAGCGAGATGGCTTCCTCGCTCAGGAATTTTTCACCGATGGAATCATCGACATCGGCGACGGCGTTGAGGAGTTCGTCGTAGGCCTCTTTACAGAGTCCGATCTGGTCGCCTTCCAGATCCTTGACGGTGTAGGTGGAGCCGAACTTGTCGTCGTCGGAGAAGTAGACGGCCTTCTGGTTCACCACGTCGATCTGGCCCTTGAGGTTCTCTTCGGAACCGATCGGGATCAGGATGCGGACGGCATTGGCTCCCAGTTTCTCGCGGACTTCCTTGACGACATTTTCGAAGTCAGCCCCCACGCGGTCCATCTTGTTGACGAACACCAGGCGTGGGACGTTGTACTTGGTGGCTTGGCGCCAGACGGTTTCGGTCTGGGGCTGGACACCGGCGACGGCGTCAAAGACGACGATCGCACCATCAAGCACCCGGAGTGAGCGTTCCACCTCGGCGGTGAAGTCCACGTGGCCGGGGGTGTCGATGATGTTCACCCGGTGTTTCTGCCCCGGGAAGAGCTTGGTCACACCAGCCTCCTCGTGCTGCCACCACTCGGTGGTGACGGCGGCGGAGGTGATGGTGATGCCGCGCTCGCGCTCCTGCTCCATCCAATCGGTCGTTGCCGCACCGTCGTGCACCTCACCCAGCTTGTGGATCATGCCCGTGTAGAACAGGATCCGCTCGGTGAGGGTCGTCTTGCCCGCGTCAATGTGCGCGGCGATCCCGATATTCCGGGTGCGCTCGAGCACGTATTGGCGGTTTGGACTGTTGGGGTTCACGACGGGATTTCGCTGGAGCGCTTGTCAGTCAGATCAGAAGCGGAAGTGGGCGAAGGCGCGGTTGGCCTGTGCCATCTTGTGGACGTCGTCACGCTTGCGGACTGCGGAGCCCTGGTTGTTCGCGGCGTCCTTGATCTCGTTCGCCAGAGCAACGTGCATCGGGGTGCCTTTGCGGTTGCGGGCGTATTGGACGAGCCAGCGCATGGCGAGGGACTCGGAGCGGTCAGCGGCAACCTCAAGCGGCACCTGGTAGGTCGCACCACCGACACGGCGGGACTTGACCTCAACGCGTGGCTTGGCGTTTTCGACGGCACGGGTGATGACTTCAAGCGGATCGACGGTGTCGATGCCTTCGTTCGCACGGTCGATCGCAGCGTAAACGATGCGTTGTGCGAGGGAACGCTTCCCGT comes from the Luteolibacter sp. SL250 genome and includes:
- the rpsG gene encoding 30S ribosomal protein S7, giving the protein MPRRKRIFTKPDRSDARYASPLVGHLISKIMRDGKRSLAQRIVYAAIDRANEGIDTVDPLEVITRAVENAKPRVEVKSRRVGGATYQVPLEVAADRSESLAMRWLVQYARNRKGTPMHVALANEIKDAANNQGSAVRKRDDVHKMAQANRAFAHFRF
- the fusA gene encoding elongation factor G; its protein translation is MNPNSPNRQYVLERTRNIGIAAHIDAGKTTLTERILFYTGMIHKLGEVHDGAATTDWMEQERERGITITSAAVTTEWWQHEEAGVTKLFPGQKHRVNIIDTPGHVDFTAEVERSLRVLDGAIVVFDAVAGVQPQTETVWRQATKYNVPRLVFVNKMDRVGADFENVVKEVREKLGANAVRILIPIGSEENLKGQIDVVNQKAVYFSDDDKFGSTYTVKDLEGDQIGLCKEAYDELLNAVADVDDSIGEKFLSEEAISLEDLKNGIRRATIANKLVPVAGGSAFKNKGVQYLLDAVVDYLPSPLDIPAAIGMDPDNEEHKIEVITSDNEKFVSLAFKLWADKFVGKLVFFRVYSGVVKKGDTVYNPRTRRSERVGRLIQIQANEHKDIEACYSGDIAAMVGIKNVTTGDTLAAEKHDVVLEPPTFPEPVISMAVEPKTKADQEKLALALGRLSEEDPTFMVKTDEETGQTIISGMGELHLEIIVDRLRREFKVEANTGAPQIAYRETITAAAGGEGKLVKQSGGRGQYGHVVLSIAPNEKGKGLTIDNKVVGGTIPKEYIGAVMKGVNEAMTNGVVAGYPVIDVHVEILDGSYHDVDSNENAFTMAAIFAMKDAFKKAKPILLEPVMAVEVSTPDDYQGDVMGDLSRRRGQIQNTESKGKLSIVHANVPLKEMFGYSTAVRTLSSGRASYAMTPSHFEQVPNNIVEEIASDRLG